A region from the Triticum urartu cultivar G1812 chromosome 1, Tu2.1, whole genome shotgun sequence genome encodes:
- the LOC125532551 gene encoding G-type lectin S-receptor-like serine/threonine-protein kinase At2g19130: MSAATPRLRRSVGRWAAGISRRPGPAVVGREMEVGDGDEMGVEARAGRGRQVDGCGRWRDQMENTVQETVWVANRDQPITNPSINQTRFKISSDGNLAIVNHAANNESIVCSSHIVNNRTHINTNNTSVAVLLNSGNLAFKESPSSDLTVWQSFDYPTDVILPGAKFGRDKVTGFSHQAISKKSLIDPGLGSYYYELEQTKGLVLKRHNPSVEYWLYASSTKSSLNLVPMLKAVLDMDPRTKGLINATYVDNNQEEYYMYISLDESSSFFILLDISGQIKLNLWSQAKQSWQTIYAIPDDPCIPPATCGPYTVCNGNAHPSCDCMKSFSQKSPQDWEFEDRTEGCIRNRPLHCTSDRNITSSTDMFHPISQVTLPYNPQSTVVASTQSKCEEACLSSCSCTAYSYNNSRCYVWNGELLSVNLNNGITITSKDVLYLRLSAKDFLPSLRKNKRKPNVGVVIATSITGFGLLILLFLLLNWRNKFMWCGLLPLYYDNQGSVGGIIAFKYTDLVRATKNFYEKLGVGSFGSVYKGVLSDSKTIVAVKRLDGARQGEKQFRAEVSLVGLIQHINLVKLIGFCCEGDHRLLVYEHMLNGSLDGHLFKKSNANVVALNWNIRCQIALGVARGLCYLHQGCRECIIHCDIKPENILLDESFVPKIADFGLAAFMGRDFSRVMTTFRGTAGYLAPEWLTGVAITPKIDVYGFGMVLLEIISGRRNSPIEIPYNTRSSSTRYQNVEEYFPVQAISKLHGGDVKSLVDPWLDGDFNLEEAERICKVACWCIQDNEFDRPTMGEVVRILEGLQEINMPPMLRLLAALTEQFGAVTSV; the protein is encoded by the exons ATGTCGGCAGCGACGCCGAGGCTGAGGCGGTCCGTGGGAAGGTGGGCGGCGGGGATCAGTCGGAGGCCAGGGCCGGCCGTGGTAGGCAGGGAGATGGAGGTGGGAGATGGGGACGAGATGGGTGTGGAGGCCAGGGCCGGCCGTGGCAGGCAGGTAGATGGATGTGGGAGATGGAGAGACCAGATGG AAAACACGGTTCAAGAAACAGTATGGGTTGCTAATAGGGATCAGCCCATCACCAACCCCAGCATCAACCAAACACGGTTCAAGATATCAAGTGATGGCAATCTTGCCATCGTAAACCATGCCGCCAACAATGAATCCATTGTTTGCTCCTCTCACATTGTAAATAATAGGACACACATCAACACAAACAACACTAGTGTCGCTGTTCTCTTGAACAGTGGAAACCTTGCCTTCAAAGAGAGCCCGTCATCTGACCTAACGGTCTGGCAGAGCTTCGACTACCCAACAGATGTTATACTTCCTGGTGCAAAGTTTGGTCGGGACAAGGTCACTGGTTTCAGTCACCAGGCCATCTCAAAGAAGAGCCTGATTGACCCGGGTCTTGGCTCATACTATTATGAACTAGAACAAACCAAGGGGCTCGTCCTCAAGCGCCACAACCCCTCGGTAGAATATTGGCTTTATGCATCCTCCACAAAATCATCGTTGAATCTTGTACCAATGCTCAAGGCAGTGCTAGATATGGATCCTCGCACCAAAGGTTTGATAAATGCAACATATGTTGATAACAACCAAGAGGAGTACTACATGTACATATCGCTTGATGAGTCGTCTTCCTTTTTTATCTTACTGGATATCTCTGGTCAGATAAAGCTTAATCTTTGGTCACAAGCTAAACAATCTTGGCAAACCATATATGCCATACCCGATGATCCCTGCATTCCTCCTGCTACTTGTGGACCTTACACGGTCTGCAATGGCAATGCACATCCATCATGTGACTGTATGAAGAGCTTCTCTCAGAAGTCACCGCAGGATTGGGAATTTGAGGACAGAACAGAAGGATGCATCAGAAATAGACCATTGCATTGCACTAGTGACAGAAACATCACAAGTTCAACGGACATGTTCCATCCCATTTCTCAAGTTACATTGCCCTACAACCCGCAGAGCACAGTCGTTGCTTCTACTCAGAGCAAATGTGAAGAAGCTTGTCTCAGTTCCTGCTCCTGCACTGCTTATTCCTATAACAATAGCAGATGCTATGTCTGGAATGGGGAATTGCTTAGTGTAAATCTTAACAACGGCATTACTATCACTTCTAAAGATGTTCTTTATCTCCGTCTTTCTGCCAAAGATTTCTTGCCAAGTTtgagaaaaaacaaaagaaaaccaaACGTTGGAGTTGTTATTGCCACAAGCATTACTGGGTTTGGGTTACTCATTCTCCTGTTCTTGTTACTGAATTGGAGGAACAAATTCATGTGGTGTGGTTTGCTGCCATTATACTATGACAATCAAGGTAGTGTTGGCGGGATTATAGCCTTCAAATATACTGATTTAGTTCGTGCTACTAAAAACTTCTATGAAAAGTTAGGTGTTGGAAGTTTTGGTTCTGTATACAAGGGGGTGTTAAGTGACTCGAAGACTATTGTAGCAGTGAAAAGGCTTGATGGTGCCCGTCAAGGAGAGAAGCAATTCAGGGCTGAGGTGAGCTTAGTTGGACTTATCCAACACATAAACCTAGTCAAATTGATAGGTTTTTGCTGCGAAGGTGATCACAGATTACTTGTGTATGAGCACATGTTAAATGGGTCTCTTGATGGTCATCTATTTAAGAAGAGCAATGCAAATGTTGTGGCCCTGAATTGGAACATCAGATGTCAGATAGCCCTAGGAGTTGCTAGAGGATTGTGCTACCTGCATCAGGGTTGTCGTGAGTGCATCATACACTGCGATATTAAGCCGGAGAACATACTTCTGGATGAATCATTTGTTCCTAAAATCGCAGACTTTGGGTTGGCTGCGTTTATGGGAAGGGATTTTAGCCGAGTTATGACTACATTCAGAGGGACTGCTGGTTATCTTGCCCCAGAGTGGCTTACCGGAGTTGCAATCACACCAAAAATTGATGTTTATGGCTTTGGCATGGTACTTTTGGAAATCATATCAGGAAGGAGGAATTCCCCAATAGAAATACCATACAACACTAGAAGCAGCAGCACCAGGTACCAGAATGTTGAGGAGTATTTCCCTGTGCAAGCCATCAGCAAGCTTCATGGTGGAGATGTCAAGAGTTTGGTGGATCCATGGTTGGATGGTGACTTCAATTTGGAAGAGGCTGAGAGGATTTGCAAAGTTGCATGCTGGTGCATCCAAGATAATGAGTTTGATCGGCCGACTATGGGTGAAGTGGTCCGGATTCTCGAGGGTCTACAGGAGATTAATATGCCCCCAATGCTGAGACTACTTGCAGCTCTAACAGAACAGTTTGGTGCTGTAACTTCAGTGTAA